One genomic segment of Ricinus communis isolate WT05 ecotype wild-type chromosome 5, ASM1957865v1, whole genome shotgun sequence includes these proteins:
- the LOC8289592 gene encoding exocyst complex component EXO70E2: MGEYGSVLPEFEREEDLIAAAKHIARALGSKKNLTDDAKKILADLGSQLSNITIINEDKVERVSEIEERLNVVQEKIMSWESDQSVIWDSGPNEAAEYLNAADEARKLTEKLEALSLNKDDGEKELLRRAHDTLQIAMARLEEEFKHMLVQNRQPFEPEHVSFRSSEEDTADFSSVISLGDDSVEESMHRDSISRNSEDYIIDLVHPEVISELRCIANLMFISSYDHECSQAYINVRRDALDECLFILEMEKFSIEDVLKLEWGSLNSKIKRWVRAMKIFVRVYLASEKWLAEQILGEIGTVNLVCFTEASKASILQLLNFGEAVSIGPHKPEKLFPILDMYEVLADLLPDIDSLYSNEAGFCVRTDCREVLRQLGDSVKAAFHEFENAIATNVSPNPFAGGGIHHLTRYVMNYLNTLTDYRETLHFLLKDRDGEHRISLSPDNSPPGEEENASRNTYNASSMSLHFRSVASILECNLEDKAKLYRDPSLQQVFMMNNIHYMAQKVKNSELRHIFGDDWTRKHNWKFQQHAMNYERSTWSSVLSLLRDEGNSNSDSVSKTHLKERFRNFYLAFEEVYRTQTAWLIPDAQLREDLQISTSLKVIQAYRTFVGRNSNHISDKHIKYSADDLQNFLLDLFQGSQRSLHNPHRR, encoded by the coding sequence ATGGGGGAATATGGTTCTGTGCTTCCAGAATTCGAAAGAGAAGAAGACTTAATTGCAGCGGCGAAACACATTGCGAGGGCGTTGGGGTCAAAAAAGAACCTTACTGATGATGCTAAGAAAATCTTGGCTGACCTGGGTTCCCAATTGTCTAACATAACCATAATCAATGAAGACAAAGTTGAGAGGGTAAGTGAGATTGAGGAACGTTTAAATGTTGTTCAGGAGAAGATTATGAGTTGGGAGAGTGATCAATCTGTGATATGGGATTCAGGTCCTAATGAAGCTGCCGAGTATCTAAATGCTGCCGATGAGGCAAGAAAGTTGACTGAAAAGTTGGAGGCTTTGTCTTTGAATAAAGATGATGGGGAAAAGGAGTTGTTGCGAAGGGCACACGATACCCTTCAAATAGCAATGGCAAGGCTTGAGGAAGAGTTCAAGCACATGCTTGTTCAAAACAGGCAACCTTTTGAGCCAGAACACGTCTCTTTTCGCTCAAGTGAAGAGGATACTGCTGATTTTAGCTCTGTAATCTCACTCGGGGATGACTCGGTTGAGGAATCAATGCACAGAGATAGTATTAGCAGAAATTCAGAGGATTACATCATTGATTTGGTTCATCCAGAAGTAATTTCTGAACTCAGATGTATTGCAAATTTGATGTTCATTTCCAGTTATGATCATGAATGTTCCCAGGCATATATTAATGTCAGAAGGGATGCCTTGGATGAGTGTCTATTTATCCTTGAAATGGAGAAATTCAGCATTGAGGATGTGTTGAAATTGGAGTGGGGCAGCTTAAATTCCAAGATCAAGAGATGGGTTCGAGCAATGAAGATCTTTGTGCGGGTATATCTTGCGAGTGAAAAATGGCTGGCTGAACAAATCCTTGGAGAAATTGGAACAGTTAATCTGGTTTGCTTTACTGAGGCTTCAAAGGCTTCGATTTTGCAGCTACTGAATTTTGGTGAAGCTGTATCTATAGGCCCCCACAAACCAGAGAAGTTGTTTCCTATTCTAGATATGTATGAAGTTCTTGCAGATCTTCTTCCAGATATAGACTCATTATACTCGAATGAGGCTGGCTTTTGTGTTAGAACTGATTGTCGTGAGGTTCTAAGGCAATTGGGAGACTCTGTGAAGGCAGCATttcatgaatttgagaatGCTATTGCAACAAATGTGTCACCAAACCCTTTTGCAGGAGGGGGAATTCACCATCTCACTAGGTATGTCATGAATTATCTCAACACACTAACTGACTACCGTGAGACCCTCCATTTTCTCCTCAAGGATCGTGATGGAGAGCATCGCATTTCATTGTCCCCTGACAATAGTCCACCAGGTGAAGAAGAGAACGCGAGTAGAAATACATATAATGCGTCCTCAATGTCTCTTCACTTCCGATCAGTTGCTTCAATTCTAGAATGCAACCTGGAAGATAAGGCCAAGTTGTATAGGGATCCTTCCTTGCAGCAGGTATTCATGATGAACAACATACATTACATGGCTCAAAAGGTTAAGAATTCAGAGCTTAGGCATATATTTGGAGATGACTGGACACGGAAGCACAACTGGAAATTCCAACAGCATGCGATGAACTATGAAAGATCCACTTGGAGTTCAGTCCTCTCTTTGTTAAGGGACGAAGGAAATAGCAATTCAGATTCTGTCTCAAAAACCCATCTCAAGGAGAGGTTTCGGAATTTCTATCTTGCTTTTGAGGAGGTTTACAGGACACAGACAGCATGGCTTATCCCTGACGCTCAGCTTCGAGAAGATTTGCAAATTTCAACATCTCTCAAAGTGATACAGGCCTATAGAACATTTGTTGGAAGAAACAGCAATCACATCAGTGACAAGCACATTAAGTACAGTGCCGATGATTTACAGAACTTTTTGCTGGACCTCTTCCAAGGATCTCAAAGATCACTACACAATCCACACAGGAGATGA